The following proteins are co-located in the Candidatus Dormiibacterota bacterium genome:
- the pnp gene encoding polyribonucleotide nucleotidyltransferase — protein sequence MTLTVGGRTMVIETGELAKQANGSALVRYGDQNVVLCAVTASEHPREGIDFFPLTCDFEERMYAAGKIPGGFIKREGRPTEHGVLSSRQIDRPIRPLFPDGFRNDVQIVATVLSIDPELDADVIGVCAAGAALAFSDIPFEKTVAAVRVGRNENGDYVCNPTLPEYVTGGMDIVIAGTDDAVMMVEGGGNEISEDDFLGAIAFAHEEIKKIVGAIDRLAKKVAKPKREFPRHVPSADLEKWVRKNFAKDVAKAMRVVDKTEREHAFDAISLDEALDRCGKKDDDVRAALEEPLGKKDFQKIVKAMEEEELRTMVVDEKIRPDGRKPDEIRPIWCKVHYVPRVHGSGVFTRGQTQVFTAATLGSTSDAQRLDGIVALENKRYMHFYNFPPYSVGETRPMRGPGRREIGHGHLAERALLPVLPAKDDFPYTLRLMSETLESNGSSSMASVCASTLALMDAGVPIRAHVAGVAMGLILKDGKYSVLTDIQGLEDALGEMDFKVAGTKKGITAIQMDIKVQGVTLEIMREAMTQARASRFFILEKLEETIAQPREELSKYAPRMIVMKINPEKIKDVIGPGGKIINKIIAETGVEKIDIEDDGSVFITSLDGESGDKARAIVESITKDIVIGETYVGKVTRIINIGAFVQIAPGKEGLVHISQLAPTRVERVDDVVKVGDEIKVKVMEIDGQGRINLSHKALLNGASSDGDRPRSREPREMRHAAPSDAAPSDAAPSGAAPSGAAPSGAAPSGAAPAGGGDAPPMRRRRRPQGRRHDE from the coding sequence GTGACCCTTACGGTCGGCGGGCGCACGATGGTCATCGAGACGGGTGAACTCGCGAAGCAAGCAAACGGCTCCGCACTGGTTCGTTATGGTGATCAAAACGTCGTGCTCTGCGCCGTCACCGCCTCCGAGCATCCTCGCGAAGGCATCGACTTCTTCCCCCTGACCTGCGATTTCGAAGAGCGCATGTACGCCGCCGGAAAGATTCCCGGCGGCTTCATCAAGCGCGAAGGGCGTCCTACAGAGCACGGCGTGCTCAGCTCGCGCCAAATCGACCGCCCGATTCGCCCGCTCTTCCCCGACGGTTTCCGCAACGACGTGCAGATCGTCGCGACAGTGCTCTCCATAGATCCCGAACTGGATGCTGACGTGATCGGCGTATGCGCCGCAGGCGCCGCGCTCGCATTCTCCGACATTCCGTTCGAGAAGACCGTCGCCGCCGTACGCGTCGGCCGGAACGAGAACGGCGACTACGTCTGCAATCCCACGCTGCCGGAGTATGTGACCGGCGGCATGGACATCGTGATCGCGGGAACGGATGACGCCGTCATGATGGTCGAAGGCGGCGGAAACGAAATTTCCGAGGACGATTTCCTCGGGGCCATTGCATTCGCGCACGAGGAGATCAAGAAGATCGTCGGCGCGATCGATCGGCTCGCGAAGAAGGTTGCCAAACCCAAGCGCGAGTTTCCCAGGCACGTACCGTCGGCCGATCTCGAGAAGTGGGTGCGCAAGAACTTTGCAAAGGACGTCGCCAAAGCGATGCGCGTGGTCGACAAGACGGAGCGCGAGCACGCGTTCGACGCGATCTCGCTCGACGAAGCGCTGGATCGCTGCGGCAAGAAGGACGACGACGTTCGGGCAGCCCTCGAGGAGCCGCTCGGCAAAAAGGACTTCCAGAAAATCGTGAAAGCGATGGAGGAGGAAGAGCTACGCACGATGGTCGTCGACGAGAAGATTCGTCCCGACGGCCGCAAGCCGGACGAAATCCGTCCGATCTGGTGCAAGGTCCACTACGTACCCCGCGTGCACGGATCTGGAGTCTTCACGCGCGGCCAGACGCAAGTCTTCACCGCCGCAACGCTCGGCTCGACGTCCGACGCGCAACGCCTCGACGGAATCGTCGCACTCGAGAACAAGCGCTACATGCACTTCTACAACTTCCCGCCGTACTCGGTCGGCGAGACGCGGCCGATGCGCGGTCCTGGGCGGCGTGAGATCGGTCACGGTCACCTCGCGGAGCGAGCGTTGCTCCCGGTTCTTCCGGCGAAGGACGACTTTCCGTATACGCTACGGCTCATGAGCGAGACGCTCGAGTCGAACGGCTCCTCGTCGATGGCGTCCGTGTGCGCGTCGACGCTCGCGCTCATGGACGCGGGCGTTCCGATTCGCGCGCACGTCGCCGGCGTCGCCATGGGCCTCATCCTCAAGGACGGAAAGTACAGCGTGCTCACGGATATTCAGGGCTTGGAGGACGCGCTCGGCGAGATGGACTTCAAGGTCGCGGGAACCAAGAAGGGCATCACCGCGATTCAGATGGACATCAAGGTTCAGGGCGTCACGCTCGAGATCATGCGCGAGGCAATGACGCAAGCACGCGCGTCGCGTTTCTTCATCCTCGAAAAACTCGAGGAAACGATCGCGCAGCCGCGTGAGGAACTCTCGAAGTACGCGCCGCGGATGATCGTCATGAAGATCAACCCCGAGAAGATCAAAGACGTCATCGGACCCGGCGGCAAGATCATCAACAAGATCATCGCCGAAACCGGCGTCGAGAAGATCGACATCGAAGACGACGGCAGCGTCTTCATTACGTCGCTCGACGGGGAATCCGGCGACAAGGCCAGAGCAATCGTCGAATCCATCACGAAAGACATCGTAATCGGCGAGACGTACGTCGGTAAGGTTACGCGCATCATCAACATCGGTGCGTTCGTGCAGATCGCGCCCGGCAAAGAGGGGTTGGTCCACATCAGTCAGCTCGCGCCCACGCGCGTCGAGCGCGTTGACGACGTGGTGAAAGTCGGCGACGAGATCAAGGTGAAAGTGATGGAGATCGACGGGCAAGGCCGCATCAATCTCTCGCACAAGGCACTGCTCAACGGGGCGTCGAGCGACGGCGATCGGCCACGCTCGCGCGAGCCGCGCGAGATGCGCCATGCGGCTCCGTCGGACGCGGCTCCGTCGGACGCGGCTCCGTCGGGTGCGGCTCCATCGGGTGCGGCTCCATCGGGTGCGGCTCCATCGGGTGCGGCTCCGGCCGGTGGAGGCGACGCTCCGCCCATGCGGCGACGCCGACGGCCGCAGGGTCGCCGTCACGACGAGTAA
- a CDS encoding bifunctional YncE family protein/alkaline phosphatase family protein: MLRLLHIPLLATLALLGAVAGATSIWLPTAWHISAPSGPVRAVGLFPQGIALSPDGKHLAVVDSGDGPPALLVLDATTLAQQRAIPLPGAFGRPLWLNTSRVLVAGENDDAVENINVATGGVSRVTLPKGSWPAQVALSPDHRLFATSNDMTASVGIGALHGSAPSIVHVGSNPSDLLFSPGGRRVYVALRAERSVAVVNVANHDVAYVAVGLHPDALALSKDGTLLYVAESDDDALGIVDLRTRTRVADIDLSLHDGRTSGYGASPNAIAIGARDVYVSLGAENAIAVIRNRTLLGRIPTGWYPSSIALGPGGRLYVSNAKGESSPANPQFQPYARGHRNGYVGSSLDGSIRILGADAIDTRQVVANVSQSWIAPTHTVVRPDGPIKHVIYIIKENRTYDQVLGDVPNADGDPGLAWFGARITPNQHALATRFGVFDRTFADAQISADGHNWSTAAFANDYVERFWPQNYSGRRSLYDFEDDSMAATPHNGYLWDDAARGGITYRDYGEFVTNPASLSSGRVVSHMAHLGDDVVAPHYPGWNLEISDQVRYEAWKAEFDRYVAGDDLPQLEIVRLPNDHTQGTRPGELTPQAYVAQNDYALGEIVDAVSRSPYWATTAIFAIEDDAQNGPDHVDDQRTTLYVVSPYALAGTHHDAYTTASVLRTIEVLLGLPPMSIYDAVAPPLYGAFGFRPVLRPFDVLAPRVDVNARNARTAYGAAESMRLDFRHADEADPRILNDILAHAARARPHR, translated from the coding sequence ATGCTGCGCTTGCTTCACATCCCGCTGCTCGCAACGCTGGCGCTGCTCGGCGCGGTTGCCGGCGCGACGTCGATTTGGCTTCCCACCGCCTGGCACATCTCAGCTCCTAGCGGCCCCGTCCGCGCGGTGGGACTCTTCCCACAAGGCATCGCGCTCTCTCCCGACGGCAAGCATCTTGCGGTCGTAGACTCGGGGGACGGCCCTCCGGCGTTGCTCGTGCTCGATGCGACGACGCTCGCGCAGCAACGCGCGATCCCGCTCCCCGGCGCATTCGGCAGGCCGCTCTGGCTCAACACGTCACGCGTTCTCGTTGCAGGCGAGAACGACGACGCTGTCGAGAACATCAACGTCGCCACCGGCGGCGTATCGCGCGTGACGCTGCCGAAGGGCTCGTGGCCCGCACAGGTTGCGCTCTCGCCGGATCACCGGCTCTTTGCAACGTCGAACGACATGACCGCAAGCGTCGGGATCGGAGCGCTCCACGGTTCCGCACCTTCAATCGTGCACGTCGGCTCGAACCCGTCGGACCTGCTCTTCTCTCCCGGAGGGAGACGCGTCTACGTTGCCCTGCGCGCGGAGCGAAGCGTCGCCGTCGTCAACGTCGCGAATCACGACGTCGCGTACGTCGCCGTCGGCTTGCACCCCGACGCGCTCGCGCTCTCGAAGGACGGCACCCTGCTCTACGTCGCCGAAAGCGACGACGACGCGCTCGGCATCGTGGACCTTCGCACGCGTACGCGCGTTGCCGACATTGATTTATCGCTGCACGACGGGCGCACCAGCGGCTACGGCGCATCGCCGAACGCAATCGCCATCGGAGCGCGCGACGTATACGTCAGTCTCGGCGCCGAGAACGCGATCGCCGTCATACGCAACAGGACGCTCCTCGGGCGCATTCCAACGGGTTGGTATCCGAGCAGCATCGCTCTCGGACCGGGCGGACGGCTCTACGTCAGCAACGCAAAAGGGGAGTCGAGCCCGGCGAACCCGCAGTTTCAACCGTACGCGCGCGGGCACCGCAACGGATACGTCGGCTCGAGCCTCGACGGCTCGATCCGCATCCTCGGCGCAGATGCAATCGACACGCGGCAGGTCGTCGCAAATGTCTCCCAGAGCTGGATCGCTCCCACGCACACCGTCGTGCGTCCCGACGGGCCGATCAAGCACGTGATCTACATCATCAAAGAGAACCGCACGTACGACCAGGTGCTCGGCGACGTCCCCAACGCCGACGGCGATCCCGGGCTCGCGTGGTTCGGCGCTCGGATCACGCCGAACCAGCACGCTCTCGCCACGCGCTTCGGCGTCTTCGACCGCACGTTTGCGGACGCGCAGATCAGCGCCGACGGCCACAACTGGTCGACGGCGGCATTTGCAAACGATTACGTCGAACGCTTTTGGCCGCAGAACTACTCGGGCCGCCGGTCCCTCTACGATTTCGAAGATGACTCGATGGCGGCGACGCCGCACAACGGATATCTCTGGGACGACGCCGCGCGCGGTGGCATCACCTATCGCGACTACGGCGAGTTCGTCACCAATCCGGCGAGCCTCTCGAGCGGTCGCGTCGTCTCGCACATGGCGCACCTGGGCGACGACGTCGTCGCTCCCCACTATCCCGGATGGAACTTAGAGATCAGCGACCAGGTCCGGTACGAGGCCTGGAAGGCCGAGTTCGACCGATACGTCGCCGGCGACGATCTTCCGCAACTCGAGATCGTGCGTCTTCCCAACGACCACACGCAGGGCACGCGCCCCGGCGAGTTGACGCCGCAGGCCTACGTCGCGCAGAACGACTACGCGCTCGGCGAGATCGTCGACGCCGTTTCACGCTCTCCGTATTGGGCGACCACGGCGATCTTCGCGATCGAAGACGACGCCCAGAACGGGCCCGACCACGTCGACGACCAGCGCACGACGCTCTACGTCGTAAGCCCGTACGCGCTCGCCGGAACGCACCACGACGCATACACGACCGCGTCGGTCCTGCGCACGATCGAAGTGCTTCTCGGCTTGCCGCCGATGTCGATCTACGATGCCGTCGCGCCGCCGCTCTACGGCGCGTTCGGCTTCCGGCCGGTGCTCAGACCGTTCGACGTGCTTGCGCCTCGTGTCGACGTCAACGCGCGCAACGCGCGCACGGCCTACGGCGCAGCCGAGAGCATGCGGCTCGATTTCCGCCACGCGGACGAGGCCGATCCACGCATCCTCAACGATATCCTCGCGCACGCCGCACGCGCGCGCCCCCATCGCTAG
- a CDS encoding quinolinate phosphoribosyl transferase, protein MRPRLDPSIFNLPVEKMRDGYYSDTYFNRSREILERDGAHPVVRMQVFQRSDAVLCGIDEALAILRLCSGRRRPDGTWADAWNDLRVYALPDGAHLSPYETALVIEGDYGLFAHLETCYLGVLSRRTRIATNARDIVSAANGKIVLFFPARFDHHLVQTGDGYAAYISGALGVSTDANAEWWGARGVGTVPHALIAAYGGDTVLATQKVAQYAQPEAQIIALVDFDNDCVATSLAVARALRGRLWGVRLDTSRTLVDKSLWNQMGTFVPTGVNPQLVWNVRHALDGEGFEDVRIVASGGFTPHRIASFERAGVPVDAYAVGSAFFDNSGRFDFTADIAALRENDAWKPCHKVGRPERPNPRLELVEI, encoded by the coding sequence ATGAGGCCCCGGCTCGACCCGTCGATCTTCAATCTGCCCGTCGAAAAGATGCGTGACGGCTATTACTCCGATACGTATTTCAATCGGTCGCGCGAGATCCTCGAGCGCGACGGAGCGCATCCGGTCGTGCGGATGCAAGTCTTTCAGCGCTCGGACGCCGTGCTGTGCGGCATCGACGAAGCGCTTGCCATCCTCAGGCTCTGCAGCGGCCGGCGTCGACCGGACGGCACGTGGGCCGACGCGTGGAACGATCTGCGCGTCTACGCCCTTCCCGACGGCGCGCACCTTTCGCCGTACGAAACCGCACTCGTCATCGAAGGCGACTACGGGCTCTTCGCGCACCTCGAAACGTGCTATCTCGGCGTGCTTTCACGCCGGACGCGAATCGCCACGAACGCACGCGACATCGTCTCCGCCGCAAACGGGAAGATCGTGCTCTTCTTCCCGGCTCGCTTCGACCACCATCTCGTGCAAACCGGTGACGGCTACGCCGCGTACATCTCCGGCGCGCTCGGCGTCTCGACCGACGCCAACGCGGAGTGGTGGGGAGCACGCGGCGTGGGCACCGTTCCGCACGCGCTCATCGCGGCGTACGGCGGCGACACCGTGCTCGCGACGCAGAAGGTCGCGCAGTACGCGCAGCCGGAGGCGCAGATCATCGCGCTCGTCGACTTCGACAACGATTGCGTCGCGACGAGCCTTGCGGTAGCGCGAGCCCTACGCGGACGACTCTGGGGGGTGCGCCTCGACACGTCGCGCACGCTCGTTGACAAGTCGCTCTGGAATCAGATGGGCACTTTCGTGCCGACCGGCGTAAACCCGCAGCTCGTCTGGAACGTTCGTCACGCGCTCGACGGTGAGGGCTTCGAAGACGTGCGCATCGTCGCGAGCGGCGGCTTTACGCCGCACCGCATCGCCTCCTTCGAGCGCGCGGGCGTTCCCGTCGACGCGTACGCCGTCGGCAGTGCGTTCTTCGACAACTCCGGTCGCTTCGATTTCACCGCCGACATCGCCGCATTGCGAGAGAACGACGCGTGGAAACCATGCCATAAAGTCGGGCGCCCCGAACGCCCGAATCCGCGGCTCGAACTCGTCGAGATCTAA
- the polX gene encoding DNA polymerase/3'-5' exonuclease PolX: MLSNEQVAARLLEIRTLMEMAGESFYKYMAYERAAASIENAPPLAGLVAIGAHLELPGVGTSIGAVIEQLVKTGTAEPLAALLERFPPTLLELLGVAGIGTKTAAMLYDDLGIASLNDLESALRDGRLDGVPRLGRKTLDNWRRGLLAYKGRLSRTPLPRARAIAREVATFLAQGPPLHRLAPAGSVRRQEVTVGDVDLVCTSDDAPAVIERFTSWQRAEAVLAEGPTKASIWLAGGLQIDLRVLPDHLYGNLLQHFTGSREHNVKLREYAVRKGLRVSENGIADLATGAVTTAAEEIGVYERLGMQYVAPEMRSGLDEIELALAHALPALVESGDIRGDFHMHTTWSDGRDDLNAMVAASAALGYEYHAISDHSPSRGRFGVTAERMREQRRAIEAMREKHRIYTLCASEVDILPDGSLDYPDDALALFDLVVASVHSAFDQSRSEMTARLVRACENPYVTIVGHPTGRRFGEFDGYEFDYDRVFAAAARTGTALEIDGQAPRLDLSGTVARHAATFGAIFALDSDAHRVEHLENVEFALGQARRAGLTKERVLNAKPLPELLEFLRLKRAG; the protein is encoded by the coding sequence ATGCTCTCCAACGAACAGGTCGCGGCGCGGCTGCTCGAGATTCGCACGTTGATGGAGATGGCCGGCGAGTCGTTCTATAAGTACATGGCGTACGAAAGGGCTGCTGCGAGCATCGAGAACGCACCCCCACTCGCCGGTCTCGTCGCTATCGGGGCGCACCTCGAGCTGCCGGGAGTCGGCACGTCCATAGGCGCCGTCATCGAGCAGCTGGTGAAGACGGGTACCGCGGAGCCGCTCGCAGCATTGCTGGAGCGCTTTCCGCCGACCCTGCTCGAGCTGCTCGGCGTCGCAGGCATAGGGACGAAGACGGCGGCGATGCTCTACGACGATCTCGGCATCGCATCGCTCAACGATCTCGAGAGTGCGCTACGCGACGGACGGCTCGACGGCGTTCCGCGACTCGGGAGAAAGACGCTCGATAATTGGCGTCGCGGACTGCTCGCGTACAAGGGCCGCCTGAGCCGGACGCCGTTGCCGCGAGCGCGCGCGATCGCGCGCGAGGTTGCCACGTTCCTGGCGCAAGGGCCGCCGCTGCATCGGCTCGCGCCGGCCGGGAGCGTACGGCGCCAGGAGGTGACGGTCGGCGACGTCGATCTCGTCTGCACCTCCGACGATGCGCCCGCCGTCATCGAGCGCTTCACGTCGTGGCAGCGCGCCGAGGCCGTGCTGGCGGAAGGTCCGACGAAGGCCAGCATCTGGCTCGCGGGAGGATTGCAGATCGACCTCCGCGTGCTTCCCGATCATCTTTACGGTAATCTGCTGCAGCACTTCACCGGCTCGCGCGAGCACAACGTCAAGTTGCGCGAATACGCGGTGCGCAAAGGTCTGCGCGTCTCGGAGAACGGTATCGCCGATCTCGCGACCGGCGCCGTCACCACCGCGGCGGAGGAGATCGGCGTCTACGAGCGGCTCGGCATGCAATACGTCGCGCCCGAGATGCGCAGCGGTCTCGACGAAATCGAGCTCGCTCTCGCGCACGCGCTTCCAGCGCTCGTCGAGAGCGGCGATATCCGCGGAGACTTCCACATGCACACGACGTGGAGCGACGGACGCGACGATTTGAATGCGATGGTCGCCGCGTCGGCGGCGCTCGGCTACGAGTATCACGCGATCAGCGACCATTCGCCCTCACGCGGGCGCTTCGGCGTCACCGCCGAGCGCATGCGCGAACAGCGGCGTGCCATCGAAGCGATGCGCGAGAAGCATCGAATATATACGCTGTGTGCGAGCGAGGTCGACATTCTTCCCGATGGCTCGCTCGACTATCCCGACGACGCGCTTGCGCTCTTCGATCTCGTCGTCGCGAGCGTGCATTCGGCGTTCGACCAATCGCGTAGCGAGATGACGGCGCGCCTCGTGCGTGCGTGCGAAAACCCGTACGTCACGATCGTCGGCCATCCGACCGGACGACGCTTCGGGGAGTTCGACGGCTACGAGTTCGATTACGATAGAGTGTTTGCAGCTGCGGCGCGCACGGGAACGGCGCTCGAGATCGACGGCCAGGCACCGCGCCTCGATCTCTCGGGAACGGTGGCGCGGCACGCTGCGACCTTCGGCGCGATCTTCGCGCTCGACAGCGACGCGCATCGCGTCGAGCACCTCGAGAACGTGGAGTTCGCGCTCGGACAAGCACGACGCGCCGGCCTCACGAAGGAACGCGTGCTCAACGCAAAGCCGCTCCCCGAGCTGCTCGAGTTCCTCCGGCTCAAGCGCGCGGGCTAG
- the rpsO gene encoding 30S ribosomal protein S15: MPLTKEQKAEIAGTYGRTAADTGSAEVQIAVLTASINQLTEHLKTHKKDHHSRRGLLLQVGRRRSLLNYIQRTDLERYRKLIAELGLRR; encoded by the coding sequence GTGCCCCTCACCAAAGAGCAGAAGGCGGAGATCGCCGGCACGTACGGCCGCACCGCCGCGGACACCGGGTCCGCAGAAGTTCAGATTGCGGTGCTCACGGCATCGATCAATCAGCTCACCGAGCACTTGAAGACCCACAAGAAAGATCACCACAGCCGGCGCGGCTTGCTGCTACAGGTCGGGCGGCGCCGTAGCCTTCTGAACTACATCCAGCGCACCGATCTCGAGCGTTACCGCAAACTCATCGCCGAACTCGGCCTGCGGCGCTAG
- a CDS encoding DJ-1/PfpI family protein — protein sequence MQGVEGKRIAALIGDGYEEQDLSEARRALEDAGAIVTIVGVEERSRQRIRGKRGLDDGASARAEELVADCTADDFDALLVPGGTSPDQIRTNRDVQRFVHEFEAVKKPIFSVGHGAQVLISAQVVRGRQLTGAHSIADDIRNAGGLYRDQPTVTDSNWVSTRGGEDMALFNRTALEKLAQAVVPVA from the coding sequence ATGCAGGGAGTTGAAGGCAAGCGAATCGCCGCGCTGATCGGCGACGGCTACGAAGAACAGGACCTTTCCGAGGCCCGGCGCGCGCTCGAAGATGCCGGGGCGATCGTCACGATCGTCGGCGTCGAGGAGCGTTCTCGCCAGCGTATCCGCGGCAAGCGCGGTCTCGACGATGGCGCGAGCGCGCGCGCCGAGGAGCTGGTAGCCGATTGCACCGCCGACGACTTCGATGCCCTGCTCGTTCCCGGCGGCACGTCGCCCGACCAAATCCGTACGAACCGCGACGTTCAGCGATTCGTTCACGAGTTCGAAGCGGTGAAGAAGCCGATCTTCTCCGTGGGGCACGGCGCGCAGGTGCTGATCTCCGCGCAGGTCGTACGCGGACGCCAGCTCACGGGCGCACACTCCATCGCCGACGACATTCGCAATGCGGGCGGCCTCTACCGCGACCAGCCGACGGTAACGGACTCGAACTGGGTCTCGACGCGTGGGGGCGAGGATATGGCGCTGTTCAATCGTACCGCGCTCGAAAAACTCGCGCAGGCGGTCGTCCCCGTCGCTTAG
- a CDS encoding SDR family oxidoreductase, with amino-acid sequence MDLGIREKVALVTGASSGIGAAVALALAGEGVRLAVAARRTQLLEQVAERARAAGAREARAFAVDLADGASVRAMFAGIEAAFGGIDILVANGGGPKPGSYLQVAPADWDVAYRSTLRAMLDLVDGVLPGMRARRWGRIVALTSTSVKQPIDNLVLSNAFRTALVAALKTLSNEVAREGVTVNAVATGRVATDRLRQLYGSDEEMLRAAEREVPMGRVAQPEEYAPLVAFLCSEPARYVTGQTIAVDGGLIRGL; translated from the coding sequence ATGGACCTCGGCATTCGCGAAAAAGTCGCGCTCGTCACCGGCGCGAGCTCGGGAATCGGTGCGGCCGTGGCGCTCGCTCTCGCGGGTGAGGGCGTCCGGCTTGCCGTGGCCGCGCGCCGTACGCAGCTGCTCGAGCAGGTCGCAGAGCGGGCACGTGCTGCGGGAGCGCGGGAGGCGCGTGCATTCGCCGTTGACCTCGCCGATGGCGCGAGCGTGCGCGCCATGTTCGCCGGCATCGAAGCGGCGTTCGGCGGAATCGATATTCTCGTCGCGAACGGCGGGGGACCGAAACCGGGCAGCTACCTGCAGGTCGCGCCTGCCGATTGGGACGTCGCCTACCGTTCGACGCTGCGCGCGATGCTCGATCTCGTCGACGGCGTTCTTCCCGGAATGCGCGCGCGCCGCTGGGGTCGCATCGTCGCCTTGACCTCCACGTCGGTGAAACAGCCGATCGACAACCTCGTGCTTTCGAACGCGTTTCGCACGGCGCTCGTCGCGGCGCTGAAGACGCTCTCGAACGAGGTGGCTCGGGAAGGCGTCACCGTCAACGCGGTTGCGACCGGCCGCGTCGCTACCGACCGCCTGCGGCAGCTCTACGGGAGCGACGAGGAGATGCTCCGCGCCGCCGAGCGCGAGGTTCCGATGGGCCGCGTTGCGCAGCCCGAGGAGTACGCGCCGCTGGTTGCGTTCCTCTGTAGCGAGCCCGCGCGATACGTCACGGGCCAGACCATTGCCGTCGACGGCGGGTTGATTCGCGGGCTCTAG
- the ggt gene encoding gamma-glutamyltransferase codes for MIRLRALAPMLIVAAMTSLPAGGWHGARPVVARHAMVVTEQRLASDVGLQVLREGGNAVDAAVAVGYALAVVDPCCGNIGGGGFMIVRMHDGRERFIDFREVAPSRATRTMYLDAHGNVEPAKSRKGWLAVGVPGSVLGLETARREYGTMSRAALMAPAIAFARDGFRLGAGDLIPFRAMPGGYAAARWAMQTPPRVGELFRQPQLAATLALIARDGPRAFYRGPIARAVVAAANAGGGVLTMEDFARYRVVQASPLHCSYHGYLLSAAPPPSSAGVTLCEILGILAPYPLSQWPWHGLRETHYVVEADRRAYADRNAALGDPAFVRNPVAQLLAPAYLARLRASIDPSRATPSSDVHPGLAALAHEHAQTTHYSIVDARGNAVAVTYTLNDWFGAGVVAGNTGFFLNDEMDDFTSKPGAPNMYGLVQGKANAIAPGKRPLSSMAPTIVTRNGRLVMVTGSPGGSRIITIVLETLLDVFEHRMNVAQAVDAPRIHMQWLPDEIQYEPGALTGATLRGLRTEGYALREIATWGSAQAIVVDSRTRLLEGASDRRRPPGGAAGY; via the coding sequence GTGATACGTCTTCGCGCTCTCGCTCCGATGCTGATCGTTGCGGCAATGACGAGCCTTCCTGCCGGCGGGTGGCATGGCGCGCGCCCCGTCGTCGCGCGACATGCGATGGTTGTCACCGAGCAGCGCCTCGCGTCCGACGTCGGCCTGCAGGTGCTGCGCGAGGGCGGGAACGCGGTCGATGCGGCGGTCGCGGTAGGCTATGCGCTCGCTGTGGTCGACCCGTGCTGCGGCAACATCGGCGGCGGTGGCTTCATGATCGTTCGCATGCACGACGGTCGCGAGCGCTTCATCGATTTTCGAGAGGTCGCGCCGTCGCGTGCGACGCGTACCATGTACCTCGACGCACACGGCAACGTGGAGCCGGCGAAGTCACGCAAGGGGTGGCTTGCAGTCGGCGTGCCCGGTTCGGTGCTCGGCCTCGAGACCGCGCGCCGCGAGTACGGCACGATGTCGCGTGCCGCGCTGATGGCGCCCGCGATTGCCTTCGCACGCGATGGCTTTCGACTCGGCGCCGGAGACCTGATTCCGTTCCGCGCGATGCCCGGCGGTTACGCGGCGGCGCGTTGGGCGATGCAGACGCCCCCGCGCGTGGGAGAGCTTTTCCGCCAGCCGCAGCTCGCAGCGACCCTCGCGCTCATCGCACGCGACGGGCCTCGTGCCTTCTATCGCGGGCCGATCGCGCGAGCGGTGGTCGCTGCGGCCAACGCCGGCGGCGGCGTACTCACGATGGAAGACTTCGCGCGGTACCGCGTCGTCCAAGCCTCGCCGCTGCATTGCAGCTATCACGGCTACCTGCTCTCCGCTGCGCCGCCGCCGAGCTCCGCAGGAGTCACGCTCTGCGAGATCCTCGGCATCCTCGCGCCCTACCCTCTCTCGCAGTGGCCCTGGCACGGCTTACGCGAGACGCATTACGTCGTCGAGGCGGATCGGCGCGCCTACGCCGACCGCAACGCCGCGCTCGGAGACCCCGCGTTCGTGCGCAATCCGGTCGCGCAGTTGCTCGCGCCGGCATACCTGGCTCGGCTCCGCGCGTCGATCGACCCGTCGCGCGCGACGCCGTCGAGCGACGTCCATCCCGGGCTCGCCGCGCTCGCGCACGAGCACGCGCAGACGACGCATTACTCGATCGTTGACGCGCGCGGGAATGCGGTTGCGGTGACGTACACGCTCAACGATTGGTTCGGCGCCGGGGTCGTCGCCGGTAATACGGGATTCTTCCTCAACGATGAGATGGACGACTTCACGAGCAAACCCGGCGCGCCGAACATGTACGGCCTCGTGCAAGGCAAGGCCAACGCCATCGCGCCCGGCAAGCGCCCCCTCTCGTCGATGGCGCCGACGATCGTGACCAGGAACGGGAGGCTCGTGATGGTCACCGGCAGTCCCGGTGGATCGCGCATCATCACGATCGTGCTCGAAACCCTGCTCGACGTGTTCGAACATCGCATGAACGTTGCGCAGGCGGTCGACGCGCCGCGGATTCACATGCAGTGGCTTCCCGACGAGATTCAATACGAGCCCGGCGCGCTCACGGGCGCGACGCTGCGCGGCCTGCGCACAGAAGGTTACGCGTTACGCGAGATCGCCACGTGGGGCTCGGCACAGGCAATCGTCGTCGATTCGCGCACCCGCCTGCTCGAAGGCGCGAGCGATCGCCGCCGCCCCCCGGGCGGCGCGGCCGGATACTAG